The Temnothorax longispinosus isolate EJ_2023e chromosome 4, Tlon_JGU_v1, whole genome shotgun sequence genome has a window encoding:
- the Eip63e gene encoding uncharacterized protein Eip63e isoform X3 — protein MRDKKGGALSRVQKLKKRLSHSFGRLSISKEEADDAATRGQLPYNGYSEEFLDRLEPNGNIPEDKKDRRYEWGNHERVHRQLSVSSDSKLLDEDIREEARVILRPRRPPRPKSEVFLGPDPPRRTKRFSAFGGDSPFGKSEAYIKLEQLGEGSYATVFKGYSHLTNQVVALKEIRLQEEEGAPFTAIREASLLKELKHSNIVTLHDIIHTRETLTFVFEYVHTDLSQYMERYGSGNGGLDPRNVKLFLFQLLRGLAYCHRRRVLHRDVKPQNLLISEIGELKLADFGLARAKSVPSHTYSHEVVTLWYRPPDVLLGSTEYSTSLDMWGVGCIFVEMLTGEPTFPGVRCTYDQLDKIFKVLGTPTEETWPGVTHLPGYKAHRLIFYPPRKLGLSFPRLYDIAEGDSMASSLLQLNPDQRIGAEEALRHPYFASLPRKLYELPDEVSIFSVEGCHLYTNSRHGCADTRHTTLKT, from the exons ATGCGGGATAAGAAAGGCGGTGCTCTCAGCAGAgtgcaaaaattgaagaaacgcCTCAGTCACAGCTTTGGACGGCTTT ctATATCAAAAGAAGAGGCTGATGATGCAGCAACCAGAGGTCAATTGCCATATAATGGTTATTCTGAGGAGTTCCTAGACCGCTTGGAGCCAAACGGCAACATACCTGAGGATAAGAAAGATCGTCGTTATG AATGGGGCAACCATGAGAGAGTGCATCGGCAGCTTTCGGTTTCTAGCGATTCAAAGCTTCTCGATGAAGATATACGGGAGGAAGCTAGGGTAATTTTGCGGCCCCGACGTCCACCGCGACCCAAATCCGAAGTTTTTCTTGGTCCGGACCCACCTAGAAGAACTAAAAGATTCTCCGCTTTTGGG GGAGATTCGCCGTTCGGTAAATCTGAAGCTTATATAAAACTGGAGCAGTTGGGAGAGGGATCATATGCCACAGTGTTCAAAGGCTACAGCCATCTCACTAATCAAGTGGTGGCTCTTAAAGAAATTAGACTGCAAGAGGAGGAAGGAGCTCCGTTTACTGCCATTCGCGAGGCAAGTCTCCTCAAAGAGTTAAAGCATAGCAATATCGTGACTTTACACGATATCATTCATACCCGTGAGACGCTCACCTTCGTGTTTGAATACGTTCATACCGATCTATCGCAATATATGGAGAGGTATGGAAGCGGGAACGGAGGATTGGATCCGCGCAACGttaaattgtttctttttcaacTGTTGAGAGGGCTGGCATACTGTCATCGCAg GAGGGTTCTGCACAGAGATGTAAAGCCacagaatttattaatcaGCGAAATAGGAGAACTTAAATTGGCAGACTTTGGGCTAGCAAGGGCCAAATCCGTGCCATCGCATACATACTCACACGAAGTCGTTACCTTATGGTATAGACCGCCCGACGTTCTTTTAGGTTCCACAGAATACTCCACCTCGCTCGACATGTGGGGAGTAGGTTGCATATTTGTGGAAATGTTAACTGGCGAACCGACATTCCCAGGTGTACGCTGTACGTACGACCAACtcgataagatatttaaagtgCTGGGCACACCTACCGAGGAGACTTGGCCAGGTGTCACGCATCTGCCCGGGTATAAGGCGCATAGACTGATATTTTATCCCCCGCGGAAACTGGGACTATCGTTTCCCCGGCTTTACGATATCGCCGAAGGCGATAGTATGGCGTCGTCGCTCCTGCAATTGAATCCCGATCAACGGATAGGAGCGGAGGAAGCGTTACGACATCCCTATTTCGCCTCTCTTCCTAGGAAACTATATGAATTACCTGATG AAGTGTCGATATTCAGCGTAGAAGGTTGTCACTTGTATACAAACTCGAGGCACGGGTGCGCGGATACGCGTCACACGACTCTTAAGACTTGA
- the Eip63e gene encoding uncharacterized protein Eip63e isoform X2: MCPAYIRRFQSFYRDGPVTMRDKKGGALSRVQKLKKRLSHSFGRLSISKEEADDAATRGQLPYNGYSEEFLDRLEPNGNIPEDKKDRRYEWGNHERVHRQLSVSSDSKLLDEDIREEARVILRPRRPPRPKSEVFLGPDPPRRTKRFSAFGGDSPFGKSEAYIKLEQLGEGSYATVFKGYSHLTNQVVALKEIRLQEEEGAPFTAIREASLLKELKHSNIVTLHDIIHTRETLTFVFEYVHTDLSQYMERYGSGNGGLDPRNVKLFLFQLLRGLAYCHRRRVLHRDVKPQNLLISEIGELKLADFGLARAKSVPSHTYSHEVVTLWYRPPDVLLGSTEYSTSLDMWGVGCIFVEMLTGEPTFPGVRCTYDQLDKIFKVLGTPTEETWPGVTHLPGYKAHRLIFYPPRKLGLSFPRLYDIAEGDSMASSLLQLNPDQRIGAEEALRHPYFASLPRKLYELPDEVSIFSVEGCHLYTNSRHGCADTRHTTLKT, from the exons ATGTGCCCCGCATACATACGGCGGTTTCAAAGTTTTTATCGCGATG GCCCTGTGACAATGCGGGATAAGAAAGGCGGTGCTCTCAGCAGAgtgcaaaaattgaagaaacgcCTCAGTCACAGCTTTGGACGGCTTT ctATATCAAAAGAAGAGGCTGATGATGCAGCAACCAGAGGTCAATTGCCATATAATGGTTATTCTGAGGAGTTCCTAGACCGCTTGGAGCCAAACGGCAACATACCTGAGGATAAGAAAGATCGTCGTTATG AATGGGGCAACCATGAGAGAGTGCATCGGCAGCTTTCGGTTTCTAGCGATTCAAAGCTTCTCGATGAAGATATACGGGAGGAAGCTAGGGTAATTTTGCGGCCCCGACGTCCACCGCGACCCAAATCCGAAGTTTTTCTTGGTCCGGACCCACCTAGAAGAACTAAAAGATTCTCCGCTTTTGGG GGAGATTCGCCGTTCGGTAAATCTGAAGCTTATATAAAACTGGAGCAGTTGGGAGAGGGATCATATGCCACAGTGTTCAAAGGCTACAGCCATCTCACTAATCAAGTGGTGGCTCTTAAAGAAATTAGACTGCAAGAGGAGGAAGGAGCTCCGTTTACTGCCATTCGCGAGGCAAGTCTCCTCAAAGAGTTAAAGCATAGCAATATCGTGACTTTACACGATATCATTCATACCCGTGAGACGCTCACCTTCGTGTTTGAATACGTTCATACCGATCTATCGCAATATATGGAGAGGTATGGAAGCGGGAACGGAGGATTGGATCCGCGCAACGttaaattgtttctttttcaacTGTTGAGAGGGCTGGCATACTGTCATCGCAg GAGGGTTCTGCACAGAGATGTAAAGCCacagaatttattaatcaGCGAAATAGGAGAACTTAAATTGGCAGACTTTGGGCTAGCAAGGGCCAAATCCGTGCCATCGCATACATACTCACACGAAGTCGTTACCTTATGGTATAGACCGCCCGACGTTCTTTTAGGTTCCACAGAATACTCCACCTCGCTCGACATGTGGGGAGTAGGTTGCATATTTGTGGAAATGTTAACTGGCGAACCGACATTCCCAGGTGTACGCTGTACGTACGACCAACtcgataagatatttaaagtgCTGGGCACACCTACCGAGGAGACTTGGCCAGGTGTCACGCATCTGCCCGGGTATAAGGCGCATAGACTGATATTTTATCCCCCGCGGAAACTGGGACTATCGTTTCCCCGGCTTTACGATATCGCCGAAGGCGATAGTATGGCGTCGTCGCTCCTGCAATTGAATCCCGATCAACGGATAGGAGCGGAGGAAGCGTTACGACATCCCTATTTCGCCTCTCTTCCTAGGAAACTATATGAATTACCTGATG AAGTGTCGATATTCAGCGTAGAAGGTTGTCACTTGTATACAAACTCGAGGCACGGGTGCGCGGATACGCGTCACACGACTCTTAAGACTTGA
- the Eip63e gene encoding uncharacterized protein Eip63e isoform X4, translated as MNVFGNWTVIEWGNHERVHRQLSVSSDSKLLDEDIREEARVILRPRRPPRPKSEVFLGPDPPRRTKRFSAFGGDSPFGKSEAYIKLEQLGEGSYATVFKGYSHLTNQVVALKEIRLQEEEGAPFTAIREASLLKELKHSNIVTLHDIIHTRETLTFVFEYVHTDLSQYMERYGSGNGGLDPRNVKLFLFQLLRGLAYCHRRRVLHRDVKPQNLLISEIGELKLADFGLARAKSVPSHTYSHEVVTLWYRPPDVLLGSTEYSTSLDMWGVGCIFVEMLTGEPTFPGVRCTYDQLDKIFKVLGTPTEETWPGVTHLPGYKAHRLIFYPPRKLGLSFPRLYDIAEGDSMASSLLQLNPDQRIGAEEALRHPYFASLPRKLYELPDEVSIFSVEGCHLYTNSRHGCADTRHTTLKT; from the exons ATG AATGTTTTCGGAAATTGGACTGTCATAGAATGGGGCAACCATGAGAGAGTGCATCGGCAGCTTTCGGTTTCTAGCGATTCAAAGCTTCTCGATGAAGATATACGGGAGGAAGCTAGGGTAATTTTGCGGCCCCGACGTCCACCGCGACCCAAATCCGAAGTTTTTCTTGGTCCGGACCCACCTAGAAGAACTAAAAGATTCTCCGCTTTTGGG GGAGATTCGCCGTTCGGTAAATCTGAAGCTTATATAAAACTGGAGCAGTTGGGAGAGGGATCATATGCCACAGTGTTCAAAGGCTACAGCCATCTCACTAATCAAGTGGTGGCTCTTAAAGAAATTAGACTGCAAGAGGAGGAAGGAGCTCCGTTTACTGCCATTCGCGAGGCAAGTCTCCTCAAAGAGTTAAAGCATAGCAATATCGTGACTTTACACGATATCATTCATACCCGTGAGACGCTCACCTTCGTGTTTGAATACGTTCATACCGATCTATCGCAATATATGGAGAGGTATGGAAGCGGGAACGGAGGATTGGATCCGCGCAACGttaaattgtttctttttcaacTGTTGAGAGGGCTGGCATACTGTCATCGCAg GAGGGTTCTGCACAGAGATGTAAAGCCacagaatttattaatcaGCGAAATAGGAGAACTTAAATTGGCAGACTTTGGGCTAGCAAGGGCCAAATCCGTGCCATCGCATACATACTCACACGAAGTCGTTACCTTATGGTATAGACCGCCCGACGTTCTTTTAGGTTCCACAGAATACTCCACCTCGCTCGACATGTGGGGAGTAGGTTGCATATTTGTGGAAATGTTAACTGGCGAACCGACATTCCCAGGTGTACGCTGTACGTACGACCAACtcgataagatatttaaagtgCTGGGCACACCTACCGAGGAGACTTGGCCAGGTGTCACGCATCTGCCCGGGTATAAGGCGCATAGACTGATATTTTATCCCCCGCGGAAACTGGGACTATCGTTTCCCCGGCTTTACGATATCGCCGAAGGCGATAGTATGGCGTCGTCGCTCCTGCAATTGAATCCCGATCAACGGATAGGAGCGGAGGAAGCGTTACGACATCCCTATTTCGCCTCTCTTCCTAGGAAACTATATGAATTACCTGATG AAGTGTCGATATTCAGCGTAGAAGGTTGTCACTTGTATACAAACTCGAGGCACGGGTGCGCGGATACGCGTCACACGACTCTTAAGACTTGA
- the Eip63e gene encoding uncharacterized protein Eip63e isoform X1: MYYPDKGSTASKSKEGPVTMRDKKGGALSRVQKLKKRLSHSFGRLSISKEEADDAATRGQLPYNGYSEEFLDRLEPNGNIPEDKKDRRYEWGNHERVHRQLSVSSDSKLLDEDIREEARVILRPRRPPRPKSEVFLGPDPPRRTKRFSAFGGDSPFGKSEAYIKLEQLGEGSYATVFKGYSHLTNQVVALKEIRLQEEEGAPFTAIREASLLKELKHSNIVTLHDIIHTRETLTFVFEYVHTDLSQYMERYGSGNGGLDPRNVKLFLFQLLRGLAYCHRRRVLHRDVKPQNLLISEIGELKLADFGLARAKSVPSHTYSHEVVTLWYRPPDVLLGSTEYSTSLDMWGVGCIFVEMLTGEPTFPGVRCTYDQLDKIFKVLGTPTEETWPGVTHLPGYKAHRLIFYPPRKLGLSFPRLYDIAEGDSMASSLLQLNPDQRIGAEEALRHPYFASLPRKLYELPDEVSIFSVEGCHLYTNSRHGCADTRHTTLKT, from the exons ATGTATTATCCGGACAAGGGTTCGACCGCCTCCAAGAGCAAAGAAG GCCCTGTGACAATGCGGGATAAGAAAGGCGGTGCTCTCAGCAGAgtgcaaaaattgaagaaacgcCTCAGTCACAGCTTTGGACGGCTTT ctATATCAAAAGAAGAGGCTGATGATGCAGCAACCAGAGGTCAATTGCCATATAATGGTTATTCTGAGGAGTTCCTAGACCGCTTGGAGCCAAACGGCAACATACCTGAGGATAAGAAAGATCGTCGTTATG AATGGGGCAACCATGAGAGAGTGCATCGGCAGCTTTCGGTTTCTAGCGATTCAAAGCTTCTCGATGAAGATATACGGGAGGAAGCTAGGGTAATTTTGCGGCCCCGACGTCCACCGCGACCCAAATCCGAAGTTTTTCTTGGTCCGGACCCACCTAGAAGAACTAAAAGATTCTCCGCTTTTGGG GGAGATTCGCCGTTCGGTAAATCTGAAGCTTATATAAAACTGGAGCAGTTGGGAGAGGGATCATATGCCACAGTGTTCAAAGGCTACAGCCATCTCACTAATCAAGTGGTGGCTCTTAAAGAAATTAGACTGCAAGAGGAGGAAGGAGCTCCGTTTACTGCCATTCGCGAGGCAAGTCTCCTCAAAGAGTTAAAGCATAGCAATATCGTGACTTTACACGATATCATTCATACCCGTGAGACGCTCACCTTCGTGTTTGAATACGTTCATACCGATCTATCGCAATATATGGAGAGGTATGGAAGCGGGAACGGAGGATTGGATCCGCGCAACGttaaattgtttctttttcaacTGTTGAGAGGGCTGGCATACTGTCATCGCAg GAGGGTTCTGCACAGAGATGTAAAGCCacagaatttattaatcaGCGAAATAGGAGAACTTAAATTGGCAGACTTTGGGCTAGCAAGGGCCAAATCCGTGCCATCGCATACATACTCACACGAAGTCGTTACCTTATGGTATAGACCGCCCGACGTTCTTTTAGGTTCCACAGAATACTCCACCTCGCTCGACATGTGGGGAGTAGGTTGCATATTTGTGGAAATGTTAACTGGCGAACCGACATTCCCAGGTGTACGCTGTACGTACGACCAACtcgataagatatttaaagtgCTGGGCACACCTACCGAGGAGACTTGGCCAGGTGTCACGCATCTGCCCGGGTATAAGGCGCATAGACTGATATTTTATCCCCCGCGGAAACTGGGACTATCGTTTCCCCGGCTTTACGATATCGCCGAAGGCGATAGTATGGCGTCGTCGCTCCTGCAATTGAATCCCGATCAACGGATAGGAGCGGAGGAAGCGTTACGACATCCCTATTTCGCCTCTCTTCCTAGGAAACTATATGAATTACCTGATG AAGTGTCGATATTCAGCGTAGAAGGTTGTCACTTGTATACAAACTCGAGGCACGGGTGCGCGGATACGCGTCACACGACTCTTAAGACTTGA